From Spirosoma aerolatum, one genomic window encodes:
- a CDS encoding glutaminyl-peptide cyclotransferase, which yields MNRNLYSIVVLLLSIFYVGCQTKRNDDTTTTEAEKPSVATLSKNTFTLGDTLQIQLREPILAASISLGANPIRIIQQTDSTLSIRATSLKTGLHPLIVAGKLRNKTEISDTLSVELWSDFRPVALTYSVLKQFPHQAESFTQGLEFYQGNLYESTGLNGQSKLMQVDLTTGAIKKSVPLASQYFGEGITIFREKIYQLTWTSGVCFRYNMDFSLDKTFTYHTQGWGLTHTDSTLILSDGTNRLFFLTPDFRRKGELAVYDNLGPVMNLNELEYVNGYVFANVWQTNRIVQIDVTTGKVVGELSMEAILPKTIDTKANVLNGIAYRADENAFYVTGKNWPTLFKIQLRNQPKQPVALR from the coding sequence ATGAACCGTAACCTGTATTCAATTGTCGTGCTGCTGCTGAGTATTTTCTACGTTGGCTGCCAGACGAAACGAAATGACGACACAACAACTACTGAGGCAGAGAAGCCATCAGTAGCTACGCTGTCTAAAAATACATTCACGCTGGGCGATACGCTACAGATTCAACTTCGTGAACCTATTTTAGCGGCATCCATCTCGCTAGGTGCCAATCCCATACGTATCATCCAGCAGACGGATAGTACGCTAAGCATTCGGGCGACATCCCTAAAAACAGGTCTGCATCCGCTCATCGTGGCCGGGAAGCTTCGCAACAAAACGGAGATATCCGATACGCTTTCGGTTGAATTATGGTCCGATTTCAGACCTGTAGCCCTCACCTATTCAGTACTGAAACAATTTCCTCATCAAGCGGAGAGCTTTACGCAGGGGCTGGAATTTTATCAGGGTAACCTATACGAAAGCACGGGCCTCAATGGTCAATCGAAGCTGATGCAGGTGGATTTGACAACGGGTGCCATCAAAAAATCGGTGCCATTGGCCAGTCAATACTTTGGGGAAGGGATTACTATTTTTCGCGAAAAAATTTACCAGCTTACCTGGACATCGGGCGTATGCTTTCGGTATAACATGGATTTTTCGCTCGATAAAACATTCACCTATCACACACAAGGCTGGGGGCTTACGCATACCGACTCGACATTAATTCTGAGTGATGGCACCAATCGATTGTTTTTTCTAACGCCAGACTTTCGTCGTAAAGGCGAATTAGCTGTTTACGACAATCTGGGGCCGGTCATGAATCTCAACGAGCTGGAATATGTAAATGGCTATGTGTTCGCCAATGTCTGGCAAACCAATCGAATCGTGCAGATCGATGTAACGACGGGAAAGGTGGTTGGAGAACTTTCGATGGAAGCTATTTTACCAAAAACCATTGATACCAAAGCCAATGTGCTGAATGGAATTGCGTACCGGGCCGACGAAAATGCGTTTTATGTGACAGGTAAAAACTGGCCCACTCTGTTCAAAATCCAGTTAAGGAACCAGCCTAAACAGCCCGTGGCGCTGCGTTGA
- a CDS encoding YegP family protein, which translates to MGKFVISTRKNGEYQFNLKAGNGQIILASEGYSSKAACENGIESVRKNSPDDDRYDRKESANGKYYFNLKAGNGQIIGSSEMYETIASRENGIDSVKRNAPEATIEDAD; encoded by the coding sequence ATGGGAAAGTTTGTTATTTCGACCCGGAAAAACGGAGAGTATCAATTTAATCTGAAAGCGGGTAATGGTCAGATCATTCTGGCCAGCGAAGGGTATTCAAGCAAGGCCGCTTGTGAAAACGGTATCGAATCAGTACGGAAAAATTCGCCGGATGATGATCGGTACGACCGTAAGGAATCAGCCAATGGCAAATATTACTTTAATCTGAAAGCCGGCAACGGCCAGATCATTGGCAGCAGTGAAATGTATGAAACCATAGCCAGTCGGGAAAACGGTATCGATTCCGTTAAGCGAAATGCACCCGAGGCCACCATTGAAGATGCAGATTAA